ATTTCAGACTCTCGATGGTATCAAATAGTTGCTTTCAGCCCGCGTTTGCGTGTGTGAAGAGATTACGTAAGTGCTTCCTGTTGATCCGTAGCGTTTCGCGCCGTACACTGCCGGTAGATCAACCCGAACGAGACGAAACCCCGATGACCGTTTTGCCGCTGCTCCTCGACATTCGACTTCTTGGACCGCCACGGGGCCGGTCTTCTTCGCGTTTCGATCCAAAGTGATTCGATCCACGAGGTTGCAGCGGCCCCGGAACTCAGTTCCGGGGCCGTTTCTGTTTCTGGAGTTACTCATGCCTGTGCCGACTGATCCGAACCGCGTCATCATCTTCGACACCACGCTGCGCGACGGGGAACAGAGCCCCGGGTGCAGCATGAACCTTCCCGAGAAGTTGGAGATGGCCCGCGCGCTTGCGGACCTCGGCGTGGACGTTATCGAGGCCGGGTTCCCGATCGCGTCGCCGGGCGACTTCGAGAGCGTGCAGGCCATCGCGCGACAGATCCACGGTCCGATCATCGCGGGGTTGGCCCGGTGCAACCCAACCGACATCGACCGCGCCGCCGACGCTGTAAAGGACGCATCGAAGCCGCGCATCCACGTGTTCCTCGCGACCAGTGCGATCCACCGGGAGTTCAAGCTCCGGATGACCTCGGAAGAGGTCGCGAAACGGGCCGTCGAGGGCGTGAAACGCGCCCGTGACCGGTGCGCGGACGTGGAGTTCTCGCCCGAGGACGCGGCCCGCACCGAACTCGACTTCCTGGCGGAAGTTGTCGAGCGCGCGATCGAGGCCGGCGCGACCACGCTCAACATCCCCGACACGGTCGGGTACGCGGTGCCCACGCACTACGCGGCCATCATCCGGCACCTGAAGCAGCATGTGCGCGGGATCGATAAGTGCGTCCTCTCGGTTCACTGTCACAACGACCTGGGTCTCGCCGTCGCCAACAGTCTCGCGGCGCTGGGTGAGGGCGCGCGGCAAGTGGAATGCACCATCAACGGCATCGGCGAGCGGGCCGGGAACACCTCGCTCGAAGAGGTGGTGATGGCGCTGCACACGCGCTCCGACTTCTACAAGCTCGCGACCGGGATCAACACGCGGCACCTGTACCCCGTGAGCCGGAAACTGGCGCACATCACCGGCCAGCAGGTGCAGCGCAACAAGGCCATCGTCGGCCAGAACGCTTTCGCTCACGAAGCCGGCATCCACCAAGACGGGATGCTGAAAGAGCGCAGCACCTACGAGATCATGAAGCCCGAAGACGTGGGCATCCCGCAAACGGAACTGGTGCTGGGCAAGCACAGTGGCCGGCACGCCCTCAAACAGCGCGTTACTGACCTCGGGTACCGGCTCACCGAGGAACAACTGAACCGCGTGTTCGAGGAGTTCAAGAAACTCGCGGACAAGAAGAAGGAAATCTACGACGCGGACATCGAAGCTCTGGCGGAGAACCAACTCCAGGCCGGCACCGGCAACTTGTGGACGCTCGTCGGCTTCACCAGCACCGCGGGTACCGGGTCGCAGACCTCGGCCGCGGTCACGCTAAAGCACCTCGACGGCACCGTGCGCCGCGACGCGGCCATCGGGAACGGTCCCATCGACGCGCTCATCAAGGCGATCAACCGCATCACCGGCGCGGAGGTGAAGGTGGTGGACTACCGTGTGCGGTCGGTGAGCCAGGACATGGACGCACTGGGCGAAGTCAACATCGAGATCGAACACGCTGGTAAGCGGTCGCGCGCCCGTGCGGTCAGCCTCGATGTGGTGGAAGCGAGCGCACTGGCGTACCTCGAAGTGGTGAACCGCGTTGCGTCGCGCCTGCTCCGCGACCGACTCAAGCCCACCGACGACGTGCCGACCGAAGTTGTCCCCGCGAGCTGAGTCGTGGTATGAATGGCGCACACTCACGGAGGGGGCGATGAGTACAAAGCTCGCGGATGTCGATTTCGAGTCGGTGGGCGATCTGCTTACCAGTCTTGGGGCATTTCACCCGATCGTGTGCGCATGAAGCCCGCGCCCGGTAAGGCCACCCCGCGCGATGTGGTGCGTCTTCGCAATAAGACGCGCCTGTACGAACTGGTGGATGGCACCCTTGTGGAGAAGGTCATGGGTGCGAAGGAGTCGTTCGTTGCCGCGAAGCTGATTCGACTCCTTGGCAACCACTCAGACGCGCAGGGGGGATCTGGGAATGGTCCTCGGTGCGGACGGAATGGTCACGCTGATGGGGAACCTGGTACGTATCCCGGACGTGTCGTTCACCAACTGGGACCGCGTACCCGACCGCCGCGCGCCCGATGAACCGGTTCCCGAACTCGCGCCCGACCTTGCGGTCGAGATCCTCAGCGAAGGCAACACGCGCGAGGAGATGGACCGCAAGCTCAAAGAATACTTCCTTTCCGAAGTGGCGCTGGTGTGGTTCATCGACCCGCGAAAACGCACGGCGCGAGTTTTCACATCGCCCGATGACGTGACCGAATTGAATGAAACGGACACACTCGATGGGTGACGTGCTACCCGGGTTTGAAATTGAAGTGGGGCAATTGTTCGAGCAACTACGACCTGTACCGAAAGCTTCCAAGCCTCCGAAATCCGGTAGTGCAAAGAAACCCAAGAAGCGAAAGTAACGGTTCGGCCCGTCTCGCGCTGCTGTCTTCTCGATGCGTGGTGTGAGTTAGGAAAGCAGTTCACTCAACTTCATGATGCGGTGCGGAATGTGGGTGTGGTCCCCGCGCGGGTCGAGGAGAATCGCGTGCATTCCGGCCGTGGTCGCGCCGACGTAGTCGTTATCCAAATCGTCGCCCACGAATAGCACTTCATTCGGTTCGCAGTTTGCGATCCGCGTTACCGTTTGGAAGAAGCCCGTACCCGGTTTTCGCACGCCCACCGCGGCGCTGATGACCACGCGATCGGTTAGCGCCGCGAGTTCGGGGAAACCCGCCAGTACGGGCCACAAGCGGGCGTCGTAGTTGGACCCCATCCCAAGGACTAAGCCGCGCGACTGAAGTGCCGCGAGCACTTCCGCGGCATCCGGGGCCACGCGCCACGCGGCTGGTTTCGCGAAGTGGTCGAAAAGGTCGCGGTAGCACGCTTCCGGATCGGAAACGCCGGTCAGCGTTTGCGTCACGATGCGGTGCCAGCGCTCGCGCTCGCGTGCTTCGCTCGTCGCCAACTGAGTCGCGACATCGGCGGCCTCTTCGACGCGGTACGCGGTGATGAATCGGTTCTGCACATCGCCCGGCGCGAGCCGAAGCCCGTACCGCAGCGCGACAGCGGCGTAGACCGCCGGGGCAGACGGTTCGGGGAAGAGTAGGGTACCGACCGCGTCGAAAAAGATCGCGCGAATATGAACGGGAACGTGGGGCACGTTAGTCCGCCGCTCCGTTCGCTACCGCGCGACTCTTCGGCCCCGGTATCACCGACTTCACGGATGTGGGGGCGACCGAGCGCGTCGCCATGCGGCTCGCCTTGCGCGTGTGGGGAACCGCCGAGTCTGCGAGCGACCGCGCCGCTTGTGCCGCGACCGCGACTTTCAGCAGGTGCAACCCGCCGCGGAAAACGACGAACGCGATGAACGCGGCCGGTCCCGCCTCGAAGATGCGCCGGTTCGTGAGCAGCACGTAAGTGTTCCAGAACTGCCATAGCCCGATGGCGATCAGCCCCCACCCGGCCAGTTCGCGGCTCCAGTATGCGAATCTCATGACGAACCCTTATTTGGTATTCAGTTCCGCCGCTTTGTGCGCCGGGCTTCGCGTTCCCGTTCTTCGCGTTTCGCCCGAACTTCAGCCCGTTTTGCCTCTTCCTCGGCCCTCTGGCGCCCCCAGATGCGCCACTTCTCCACGCGGACCCGTTCGCGGTGCGATTCCGCCCAGCTCGTGTCGGTCAGGATCATCGCGCCCTCGGCCGCGTTCATTGTCCGGAGCTGCCAGTACCCGAACGCGAGGCGCAGCAAGAGCGTGCCGAAGAACATCCCGCCGATGATTAAGAAGAACCGGTTTTGGCCGGGGCGAAACTCGCCCGGAACCGGCGCGCGCCGGTACGCGGATACCAGCGAGCTTTTATCGGTCCACCGGAACGGGAAGTCCTCCATCGGCACGAAATCCAGCGAGTTCACCAGCCACCACACGATCTGACCGACGATCACGATCGCGCCCGCGATCCCGATGAGCCACGCGATCTCGTCGGACCGGATGTGGCCCGGCGGGCGCCGCGTGGGGACGTCGCCCTTGCGCCGCACCACGTTCTCGAACGGCACGATCTGGTGAACGAAGCCGAAGACGCGGTACTGCGCGCGGAGGTAAACGAGTATCGCCATCACGAGCACCACGTCGGCGACGCGGAAGTGCGTCTCGCGGATCTCGTAGGGGTTCTCGGACCCGAGGTCCGGGATGCCGAACGGGAACACCAGGAAGTACGCGATGATAAGCAGCAGGAACGGGGGCGTGGCCGTCCACCGGAGCACCAGCGCGGCGGCCCCGAAGACCACGACGAGTACGCCGCCCAGGTCGCTCCCGTTCATGAACATGACCATGAAGATCATGGCCAGCGCGCCGAGCGTGGTGAACGTGTACGCGCGCACCGCTCGATCGCGGAACAGGACGTCGATCACCTGCCGCTGGGTCGGTTCGGCCGTCTGCTGGATCTCGGTCGGGTGACTCATCGGCGGCTCCTCATCCCGCGGAGTCGGTCGAGCCGGTCGAGTACGAGGCGCACCGGGTCGCCGTCGTTCACGCGCATTACAGTTGCCCCGACGCCGCTGAGCGCGCGCCGCATTTGGCGGAACGACTCGTGGTACTGGCGCGTGAGGCTGTCCTGCACGATCTTTGTGATGCGCTTGTGCCGTGCCGCTTGATCGATATCGTCCGGGTGGCGTTTCTTGAGTTTCTTCTTCTTGTCCGGCACCTGCGCGGTTGCTTCGGGAACCACGTCCGGTGAGGCCACGTCCGCGGGCCAGGGGACGATCACCATGACGTGGTGCCGCCGCGCGCGGGCTACGCGGCACGCTTTTACGAGCGGTTCGAGATCCGGGCCGAGTTCGGCGAGGTCCGCGAGGATCACATACAACTCGTTGTCGCGTGCGCGGCCCACGGCACGAATTATCGCCCCGCCGAGTACCTCGGCCTTCTCCGCGCACCGGAACCGGTACCGCCCTTGTTCGTCGTAGAGCGGGATCGGGCACCGGAGATGGTGGTACTGGAGGAACTGCGCCACGCGCTCGGCGTAGGTCTCGTCGTCGTGAACGTAGCGCTCGATAGCATCCGGCCCGGTACCGTCCTGGAGCGAGAACAGCGCCGACAGGCGCTTCCGCCTCGTGAGTTCACCCGCACGCGGTCCGAACCACCCGCGGAAGCCATAGATGAACCAGAAGATCCCCGCAATGACCGACGGGAGTAACAGCAGGTTGGCCCAGATGAACAGGGCGAGGCCGAGGCGTAAGGCCCATTGCATCCCGCGTGTGGACCGGACCGCGAACTCGAACGTGCCGCTCATCCAACTCGCGTAGATTTTCTGGAGCCACGCCGGGAGCGGTGCGCTGCCGGGGCTGAACATCCCGCCGAGCCGGTACGCGAGCAAGCACGGCGGAACGACCACGAGGAACAGAACGATCCAGCCCCACCACTTTTCGAGGAGCGGGATCCACAACCGGCTCAGCGGCATCGAGTTCGTCGGCTTCGCCATCAGTTCCGGGTACAGCTCGTGCGCCAGCGGGTACGCGCGGCGCGTGAGGTGCTCGGCCGGCACGCCCTTCGTTCCGGGTTGGAGCGCGGATACCTCTGCTAGCCGGCGCAACACGTTGATCGTGTGCGTCTGCGTGCGGGCCGGGGCGATCGGGGTCGCGGTTCGGTCGTCGAAGGTGGTCAGGCCCACGAGGTCGCGGTTCGCCGTAGACGCCTGTGCGACCACGGCCGCGACCCCGGCCATCCGCGTGAGGAGCGTGTTGCCGGGCGGTCCCAGGCGCACGCCCTCGCTGGTATCGAGAAACAGCACGCACCGCACGGGTACGTCGCTTTCGTACTCCTTCGTAATGAGCTTGTCTTTGCGGGCCGAGGCCTTCCACGCGATCATCTTCGGTGGGTCGCCGGGGCGGTAGTCCCGCAGGTCCAGAAGTTCGTCGCCCGAACCGGGCCGACGTAAGCGGTGAATCCCCGGCGGCGGGAGCGTGTTGAACCGCTTGTCGGCGCGCTGCCGGCCCTCCTCGTTCATGAGTGGCGGTAGGACGAGGAACTCGACCGCGTCGCGCAGGAACACGCGGCGGTAGAAGAACCCGTGGAGGTCGGCGACGCGGATCTTCACGCCCTCGAACCGGAGCACGCCCGGCGCGGGGCACTTGAGCGTGTAAATCACGTCGGCCGGCTCGCCCGGTGCGATCGTGGCGTGGTCCGTGGTTTCGCCCTCAATGGTGTCCGCGCCCGAGGGGAGCCGGTCTTCGACAACCGCGTAGTCGATGGTCACGAAGCCGTCGTGCCTGACACGGACACGTACCTCAAAAGGCACGTTGGCCCACAACATAGGCGCGTCCCGCCCGCCCTGCATCACCCACCGGCGCACGCGCAACCGGGACACGGCCGCGTTCGATTTGAAGTGAAACTGCACCCACTCCCACACGAACCACACGAACAGTGTGACGGCGAGAATGGCCGGCACCGCGGTGTGGTAGGGCACGACGAACGCCCCGAACACCAAGAGGAAGCCGACGATCAGGACGAACCACCAGCCGCGCGCGGTAAGCATTCGTCATCGGTCCTTGTCGTTGATCGAGGAGCCGTCGGGAGCACGGCTAACAAATGCTAACAGTTCCGGCCCGGAAACGGTTCTATGCCCGATTATTGAGGCGATGACCGGCACTAACAGTTTGACAGCATTGGTGTTCCGGCGTCACTTCTGATCCGTGTCGCTCCGTTGGCTACTCGGGCGCGTAACAAACGTTAGCATTGCGACCAAATTTCGCGGTTGTTGGGTGCGATTCGCGCTCAAAACAGTGCCAAATTGTGGCTTTGTTTTGGCGGCACCCACGTAATCAGAAGACACGCGCCACGACCATAACCTCCCAATTGCGGCCCTTGCAATTGCGAATTGTATACTAGTGTACGAAATTTTACAAGTGGCTTCGGCCCTCGTAACGAGCCGCGACCGCAAGGGAGCGGAAACGCCTCCCGCTCCCTTGCGGTCGCGGCTCGTTACGCCTCGCATCAGACCGTTTCCAGAACGGGAACCGCGTCCAGGATTTCGCGAACGATTTCGGACACGTGCTTGCCCTCGATTTCGGCCTCGGGGCGCAGGATGAGCCTGTGACCGAGGACGCCGAACGCGACCGCCTGCACGTCCTCGTGGGTGAAGAAGTGCCGACCCTCCAGCACCGCCCGTGCCCGCGCACAGCGGAGCAGGTTAAGAGCTGCACGGGGACTCGCACCGAGGGCGACGTCCGGGTGCTTGCGGCTTTCTTCTGCGAGCTGCACGATGTACTCGTACAGAGACTCCGCGCCGTACACGCCGGGGAGCTTTCGTTGCAGCCCGATAATCATGTCCGGCGTGAACATCGGCTGAACTTCGACGACCGGTTTGCTGTAGAGTTTCAGTAGCCCCACTTCGTGCTTGAAGCCCGGGTAACCCATTTCGACTCGGAGCAGGAATCGGTCGAGCTGCGCTTCCGGGAGCCGATACACCCCCTCTTGTTCGATCGGGTTCTGTGTCGCGAGGACGAGGAAGGGCAGAGCGAGCGGGAGCGAAACGCCGTCGACCGTGACCTGATACTCCTGCATCGCTTCGAGGAGCGCCGATTGTGTTTTCGCGGGCGCGCGGTTGATTTCGTCGGCGAGGAGCACTTGCGTGAAGAGCGGCCCCTTGCGGAGCACGAAGTCGTTTTTGTTGCGGTCGAAGATGGACGTCCCGGTCACGTCCGAGGGGAGCAGGTCGGGCGTGAACTGCACGCGCTGGTACTGGCACCCCAGGAGCCGGGAGAAGACTTTCGACAGCGTCGTTTTCGCGACGCCCGGTACCCCTTCGAGCAGCACGTGCCCGCCCGCGAGGAGCGCGATGAGTAACTGCCGCGTCACGTCCTCCGCACCGACCACGACGCGGGCGACTTCGGCCGTTACCTTGTGGCTGAGTTGTTTCGCTTCCTGAGCCAGTTCGTGGGCCGCGGCCCTCGGGTCGGCCGGCGGGGCCAGGGTGCCGGGGTTCGATGTCGAGGCCAGACTCATGCCGTGCTCCCGTCGGTGTCGATCACGAATGGCAGTCTACAGTCTCTCACCCGCAAAGGGCGCCGGTCGCTCACTCACATTTGTTGATATTTTTGGCCGAAGGGACCGGTTCGGCGAGCGGGAACTGCACCGGGCGCTGATGTTTCGGGCACATGGTAGTGTCGCACGTAATTGGTCGGACCGCCTGCGGCTGACCCGGTTTTGAGTAACCAGCCGCGACCGCCGGACTCAGTCGAGCTAACTGCTCGCAGAGCGAACGGACCACTGAAGAACACGCCGCCGGTGGTCGCTTCTTACACTTCGTTCGGGACGAAGCGCCATTTCTCGTCCGCGTGGGCCTGCTTCAGGCGCTCGAAGTACGGTTCCAACTCGAACCAGCGCTGCGCACTCATGGCGGTGGGCGGGCCGTAGGCGAGGCGCCACATATCGCGTAGCGCCTGGCGGAGCGATCCGGGCTTGCGCACCGCGCCGGAGATTTCCAGGTTCGGCATCTGCGGCCCCGGGTTCTCCGGTGCGCCCGCGCTGGCGAAGAACTCCCGTGTTAGCTGGCGCACCGGCTCATACACGTTGTTCCGGCGCACCAGTTCTTTTTGGCGCCGATCGAACACCCCGGGCGGCCCGGTGGACGCGGTTCCGGCGCCCGTAATCGGGGCGGGCGGGGTGTCCTGTGGGTGCCGCGCGTTCCACAGGCGACGGATCAGGAACAGGATCGCGGCGATCGACGCGAGGACCGCGGCGCGCTCGATCCAGTTTGCTGCGGAGTTGCGCTCCCGCTCCGAGCCGGACTCCCCGACCAGCATGTTGTGGATCGCGTCGCGGTTCTGCAGTTGATCCGCGAACCCGTTCGCCATGTCGATGATTTTGTCCTGGTTCTTACCGAGTGCCCCGCCGAGATTGGGCATTGCGTCGGGCGGGATCTTCGGCAGCGGCTTCGCCATCGAGTGGCGCAGGCCATCGAATTTTTCGATCACGCGGCCGTTCTCGTAGAAGAGGCACTTGTTCCGCGCCTTATCCGGTCCTTGAAGGTACTCGATGGTGCGAAGAGTCAGTTCCAGGTTGTCCGTGTCGGTCTCCATCAACATCTGGTTGATGAACAC
This region of Gemmata massiliana genomic DNA includes:
- a CDS encoding 2-isopropylmalate synthase → MPVPTDPNRVIIFDTTLRDGEQSPGCSMNLPEKLEMARALADLGVDVIEAGFPIASPGDFESVQAIARQIHGPIIAGLARCNPTDIDRAADAVKDASKPRIHVFLATSAIHREFKLRMTSEEVAKRAVEGVKRARDRCADVEFSPEDAARTELDFLAEVVERAIEAGATTLNIPDTVGYAVPTHYAAIIRHLKQHVRGIDKCVLSVHCHNDLGLAVANSLAALGEGARQVECTINGIGERAGNTSLEEVVMALHTRSDFYKLATGINTRHLYPVSRKLAHITGQQVQRNKAIVGQNAFAHEAGIHQDGMLKERSTYEIMKPEDVGIPQTELVLGKHSGRHALKQRVTDLGYRLTEEQLNRVFEEFKKLADKKKEIYDADIEALAENQLQAGTGNLWTLVGFTSTAGTGSQTSAAVTLKHLDGTVRRDAAIGNGPIDALIKAINRITGAEVKVVDYRVRSVSQDMDALGEVNIEIEHAGKRSRARAVSLDVVEASALAYLEVVNRVASRLLRDRLKPTDDVPTEVVPAS
- a CDS encoding Uma2 family endonuclease, whose product is MATTQTRRGDLGMVLGADGMVTLMGNLVRIPDVSFTNWDRVPDRRAPDEPVPELAPDLAVEILSEGNTREEMDRKLKEYFLSEVALVWFIDPRKRTARVFTSPDDVTELNETDTLDG
- a CDS encoding HAD family hydrolase; this encodes MPHVPVHIRAIFFDAVGTLLFPEPSAPAVYAAVALRYGLRLAPGDVQNRFITAYRVEEAADVATQLATSEARERERWHRIVTQTLTGVSDPEACYRDLFDHFAKPAAWRVAPDAAEVLAALQSRGLVLGMGSNYDARLWPVLAGFPELAALTDRVVISAAVGVRKPGTGFFQTVTRIANCEPNEVLFVGDDLDNDYVGATTAGMHAILLDPRGDHTHIPHRIMKLSELLS
- a CDS encoding DUF58 domain-containing protein; the encoded protein is MLTARGWWFVLIVGFLLVFGAFVVPYHTAVPAILAVTLFVWFVWEWVQFHFKSNAAVSRLRVRRWVMQGGRDAPMLWANVPFEVRVRVRHDGFVTIDYAVVEDRLPSGADTIEGETTDHATIAPGEPADVIYTLKCPAPGVLRFEGVKIRVADLHGFFYRRVFLRDAVEFLVLPPLMNEEGRQRADKRFNTLPPPGIHRLRRPGSGDELLDLRDYRPGDPPKMIAWKASARKDKLITKEYESDVPVRCVLFLDTSEGVRLGPPGNTLLTRMAGVAAVVAQASTANRDLVGLTTFDDRTATPIAPARTQTHTINVLRRLAEVSALQPGTKGVPAEHLTRRAYPLAHELYPELMAKPTNSMPLSRLWIPLLEKWWGWIVLFLVVVPPCLLAYRLGGMFSPGSAPLPAWLQKIYASWMSGTFEFAVRSTRGMQWALRLGLALFIWANLLLLPSVIAGIFWFIYGFRGWFGPRAGELTRRKRLSALFSLQDGTGPDAIERYVHDDETYAERVAQFLQYHHLRCPIPLYDEQGRYRFRCAEKAEVLGGAIIRAVGRARDNELYVILADLAELGPDLEPLVKACRVARARRHHVMVIVPWPADVASPDVVPEATAQVPDKKKKLKKRHPDDIDQAARHKRITKIVQDSLTRQYHESFRQMRRALSGVGATVMRVNDGDPVRLVLDRLDRLRGMRSRR
- a CDS encoding AAA family ATPase, which encodes MSLASTSNPGTLAPPADPRAAAHELAQEAKQLSHKVTAEVARVVVGAEDVTRQLLIALLAGGHVLLEGVPGVAKTTLSKVFSRLLGCQYQRVQFTPDLLPSDVTGTSIFDRNKNDFVLRKGPLFTQVLLADEINRAPAKTQSALLEAMQEYQVTVDGVSLPLALPFLVLATQNPIEQEGVYRLPEAQLDRFLLRVEMGYPGFKHEVGLLKLYSKPVVEVQPMFTPDMIIGLQRKLPGVYGAESLYEYIVQLAEESRKHPDVALGASPRAALNLLRCARARAVLEGRHFFTHEDVQAVAFGVLGHRLILRPEAEIEGKHVSEIVREILDAVPVLETV